A stretch of the Lolium perenne isolate Kyuss_39 chromosome 3, Kyuss_2.0, whole genome shotgun sequence genome encodes the following:
- the LOC127345568 gene encoding uncharacterized protein isoform X1: protein MASAVGHQIPSPPPAPSPSPSSKVRFCAHVKLLLIPYQVEPSSSTTPLPPRQQERSPRPVSRFCSSTTHSCTNRIESFFSGCRKAPVSVLVELLPASTSLRCCCPLPSFHTRRLLLRLQHYGYRGGGSDDGACRQKLYASLERMEKWSCPGGSAGLGEFLLVSVCTMMYHGNGAMSEM, encoded by the exons ATGGCGTCCGCCGTTGGCCACCAGATCCCCTCCCCTCCCCCCGCGCCCTCGCCCTCGCCCTCCTCCAAG GTTCGGTTTTGTGCTCACGTAAAGCTGCTGCTGATTCCGTATCAAGTGGAGCCGAGCTCCTCCACGACGCCCCTTCCGCCGCGCCAGCAGGAACGCTCCCCACGGCCAGTGTCGCGCTTCTGCTCTTCAACAACTCATAGTTGCACGAATCGAATAGAATCATTCTTTTCAGGATGCC GTAAAGCTCCTGTTTCCGTCTTGGTGGAGCTCCTGCCCGCATCAACCTCCCTGAGATGCTGCTGCCCCCTGCCTTCTTTCCACACCCGTCGTCTTCTGCTTCGTCTGCAACACTATG GATATCGAGGAGGAGGATCTGATGATGGAGCCTGCCGTCAGAAGCTATATGCATCACTTGAAAG GATGGAGAAATGGAGCTGTCCAGGAGGTAGTGCGGGATTAGGCGAGTTTCTCCTTGTCTCTGTGTGCACTATGATGTACCATGGCAATGGAGCCATGTCCGAAATGTGA
- the LOC127345568 gene encoding uncharacterized protein isoform X2 — translation MVTMHEPEFKVRFCAHVKLLLIPYQVEPSSSTTPLPPRQQERSPRPVSRFCSSTTHSCTNRIESFFSGCRKAPVSVLVELLPASTSLRCCCPLPSFHTRRLLLRLQHYGYRGGGSDDGACRQKLYASLERMEKWSCPGGSAGLGEFLLVSVCTMMYHGNGAMSEM, via the exons ATGGTTACAATGCATGAACCGGAATTTAAG GTTCGGTTTTGTGCTCACGTAAAGCTGCTGCTGATTCCGTATCAAGTGGAGCCGAGCTCCTCCACGACGCCCCTTCCGCCGCGCCAGCAGGAACGCTCCCCACGGCCAGTGTCGCGCTTCTGCTCTTCAACAACTCATAGTTGCACGAATCGAATAGAATCATTCTTTTCAGGATGCC GTAAAGCTCCTGTTTCCGTCTTGGTGGAGCTCCTGCCCGCATCAACCTCCCTGAGATGCTGCTGCCCCCTGCCTTCTTTCCACACCCGTCGTCTTCTGCTTCGTCTGCAACACTATG GATATCGAGGAGGAGGATCTGATGATGGAGCCTGCCGTCAGAAGCTATATGCATCACTTGAAAG GATGGAGAAATGGAGCTGTCCAGGAGGTAGTGCGGGATTAGGCGAGTTTCTCCTTGTCTCTGTGTGCACTATGATGTACCATGGCAATGGAGCCATGTCCGAAATGTGA